Proteins co-encoded in one Hyla sarda isolate aHylSar1 chromosome 4, aHylSar1.hap1, whole genome shotgun sequence genomic window:
- the LOC130367241 gene encoding olfactory receptor 476-like — protein MCDKHSYYWISCTQLCNPVTGEHRVIAATNIIGCTLRSSSEAKIKCKVSNPEPKPVTKNKHILKQHQRAVEDELLLLEGMRLFSWSGPSNPLDSSDDRRDISRGFFYLVPCLHLVDKYQQIYIQENNRTEVTEFLLLGFQVSRGLRLFLFCLFLVVYCLIICGNLLIITLVSTSKNLHTPMYFFISHLSISDILVSSDIVPNLLHILLNNGATMTFIGCMTQFYLLSTSEASECLLLAVMSYDRYVAICNPLRYSSIMTSGHCVILTIISWFIGFSVTSIYTITIAKLNFCGPNVIDHIFCDLVPLLELSCSETFIIHLELYFTGIPLVFIPTTIIVLSYAYIVLVILRIPSNTGRQKAFSTCSSHLIVVSIFYGTIFSVYIVPTKGRTLTMSKILSLLYTVFTPLLNPIIYSLRNEDIKKAVQETSYVVNRLR, from the exons ATGTGTGATAAACATTCCTATTACTGGATATCATGTACACAGCTCTGTAATCCTGTTACTGGGGAACATAGAGTTATAGCGGCCACCAACATTATTGGCTGCACACTACGCTCTTCCAGTGAagctaaaataaaatgtaaagtcaGTAATCCAGAACCCAAACCAGTAACCAAGAATAAACACATACTCAAACAACACCAAAGG GCTGTGGAAGATGAACTTCTGCTGCTAGAGGGAATGAGGTTGTTTTCCTGGAGTGGTCCCAGT AACCCTCTAGACTCATCAGACGATAGAAGAGATATCTCCAGGGGGTTCTTCTACCTGGTCCCTTGTCTTCATCTTGTAGATAAATATCAGCAG ATCTACATACAGGAGAACAACAGGACGGAGGTCACAGAGTTCCTTCTCTTAGGATTTCAGGTCAGTCGAGGTTTAAGACTTTTCCTGTTCTGTCTGTTCCTTGTGGTTTATTGTCTGATAATATGTGGGAATCTCCTGATCATCACCCTGGTGTCCACCAGCAAGAACctccacaccccaatgtacttctTCATCTCACATCTGTCCATCAGTGACATCTTGGTGAGCTCAGATATTGTCCCCAACCTTCTCCACATCCTACTGAATAATGGGGCGACCATGACTTTTATTGGTTGTATGACTCAGTTTTATCTCTTAAGCACCTCAGAAGCATCTGAatgtcttctcctcgctgtgatgTCTTATGACAGATATGTGGCCATCTGTAATCCTCTCCGTTACTCCTCTATCATGACAAGTGGACATTGTGTTATACTGACCATCATCTCTTGGTTCATTGGATTTTCTGTTACTTCTATTTACACCATAACAATAGCAAAGCTAAACTTCTGTGGTCCCAATGTCATTGACCATATATTCTGTGACCTTGTTCCCTTACTAGAACTTTCCTGTTCTGAAACATTTATAATTCACTTGGAGCTTTATTTTACAGGCATTCCACTTGTCTTCATCCCAACCACCATCATTGTACTGTCTTATGCTTATATAGTTTTAGTAATCCTAAGAATCCCATCCAATACTGGTAGACAgaaagccttctccacctgtagctccCACCTCATTGTGGTCTCCATATTCTATGGGACTATATTCAGTGTTTATATTGTCCCAACAAAAGGCCGAACACTGACCATGAGTAAAATCCtctccctgctatatactgtgttTACTCCTTTGCTCAAtcccattatatacagtctgaGGAATGAAGATATTAAAAAAGCCGTACAGGAAACGAGTTATGTGGTAAATCGTCTCCGATAA